The Serratia rhizosphaerae genome has a segment encoding these proteins:
- a CDS encoding STM2901 family protein, with product MDTIEELGGRYFYAERYHLSIGELFFMIFCEETANQLGIQDVGAVAAILGGFNVSKTRGKFRGNITDTSYVSRGARKVFGNKTFPGNIKLPSVVGGYPPSTMRVILTRKLGTFVGRAVPVLGWIILAKDITEISFRTVVKYNTIARGSDKLW from the coding sequence ATGGACACGATTGAAGAATTAGGTGGGCGCTATTTCTATGCGGAGAGATATCATCTAAGCATCGGTGAGCTGTTTTTCATGATCTTCTGTGAAGAGACAGCTAACCAATTAGGCATTCAGGATGTTGGGGCGGTTGCCGCTATCTTGGGGGGATTCAATGTTTCAAAAACCCGGGGCAAATTTAGAGGAAATATTACTGATACCTCCTATGTTTCCCGGGGGGCTCGTAAGGTATTCGGCAACAAAACTTTTCCCGGTAATATAAAATTACCGTCTGTTGTTGGAGGATATCCTCCCTCTACAATGAGAGTTATTTTAACGCGTAAGTTGGGAACATTTGTGGGGCGCGCTGTACCTGTCCTTGGGTGGATTATTTTGGCGAAAGACATTACCGAGATTTCTTTTCGGACGGTGGTTAAGTACAACACTATTGCCCGTGGGAGTGACAAGCTATGGTAA
- the yebS gene encoding membrane integrity lipid transport subunit YebS has protein sequence MKIQAITAPLSKARYQRCCECDLLFRLPALNGGQAAYCPRCNAKVVNGRDWSMARLTAMAVTMLLLMPFAFAEPLINIRLLGTPIHASLLEGIWQMSRQGDPITASMVAFCTIGAPLTLALSLLYLRIGHRLGMNLRPVLLMLERLKEWVMLDIYLIGMAVAAIKVKEYADIEAGNALLAYLALTLLSILTLIHMNLEQLWERYYPQHQPEGAPNALHVCLSCHFTGYPDARGRCPRCHIPMCRRQPYSLQKTWAALIAAMILLLPANLLPISIIYANGARMEDTIFSGVVSLATSGNMPIAAIVFIASVLVPFTKVIVLITLLFSVHFKTCHSLKTRIRLLRLVKWIGRWSMLDLFVIALMMSLVNREQLLSFTMGPAAFYFGSAVILTILAVEWLDSRLIWDAHATGNAEYAD, from the coding sequence ATGAAAATACAGGCAATCACCGCCCCCCTTTCCAAAGCGCGCTACCAGCGCTGTTGCGAATGCGATCTGCTGTTCAGGCTGCCGGCGCTGAACGGCGGTCAGGCGGCCTATTGTCCGCGCTGCAACGCCAAAGTGGTCAACGGCCGCGACTGGTCGATGGCGCGGCTGACGGCCATGGCCGTCACCATGCTGCTGCTGATGCCGTTTGCCTTTGCCGAACCGCTGATCAACATTCGCCTGCTTGGTACGCCGATTCACGCCAGCCTGCTGGAAGGCATCTGGCAGATGAGCCGTCAGGGCGATCCTATCACAGCCAGTATGGTGGCGTTTTGCACTATTGGCGCACCGCTGACACTCGCGCTGTCGCTGCTGTACCTGCGCATCGGCCACCGACTGGGGATGAACCTGCGCCCGGTGCTGCTGATGCTGGAGCGGCTCAAAGAGTGGGTGATGCTGGATATCTATCTGATCGGCATGGCGGTAGCGGCGATTAAAGTCAAAGAGTACGCCGATATCGAAGCCGGCAACGCGCTGCTGGCCTACCTGGCGCTGACGCTGCTCAGCATCCTAACTCTGATACATATGAATCTGGAGCAGCTGTGGGAGCGTTACTATCCGCAGCACCAGCCGGAAGGTGCGCCAAACGCGCTGCACGTCTGCCTCTCCTGCCACTTCACCGGCTATCCGGACGCGCGCGGCCGCTGCCCGCGCTGCCACATTCCGATGTGCCGTCGCCAGCCCTACAGCCTGCAGAAAACCTGGGCGGCGCTGATCGCCGCAATGATTCTGCTGCTGCCGGCCAACCTGCTGCCGATCTCCATTATTTACGCCAACGGCGCGCGCATGGAAGACACCATTTTCTCCGGCGTGGTGTCGCTGGCCACCTCCGGCAATATGCCCATCGCCGCGATCGTCTTTATCGCCAGCGTACTGGTGCCGTTTACCAAGGTTATCGTACTGATCACGTTGCTGTTCAGCGTACACTTTAAGACCTGCCACAGCCTGAAAACCCGGATTCGCCTGCTGCGGCTGGTGAAGTGGATCGGCCGCTGGTCAATGCTCGATCTGTTTGTTATCGCCTTGATGATGTCGCTGGTTAACCGCGAACAATTATTGTCATTTACTATGGGACCGGCAGCCTTTTACTTTGGCTCTGCGGTCATTTTAACTATTCTTGCCGTTGAGTGGCTGGATAGCCGACTGATTTGGGATGCACATGCAACAGGAAACGCCGAATACGCCGACTGA
- the proQ gene encoding RNA chaperone ProQ yields MENQPKLNSSKEVIAFLAERFPLCFSAEGEARPLKIGIFQDLVERVQGEENLSKTQLRSALRLYTSSWRYLYGVKVGAQRVDLDGNPCGELEQQHVDHARQQLEEAKARVQAQRAEQNAKKREAAGDAAAPRRPRPAGKKPAARREGAAAENRKPRPQQARKPRAAKEESQQRHVPVTDISALQIGQEIKVRAGKSAMDATVLEIAKDGVRVQLSSGLAMIVRAEHLQF; encoded by the coding sequence ATGGAAAATCAACCTAAGTTGAACTCTAGTAAAGAAGTTATTGCTTTTCTTGCCGAGCGTTTTCCGCTCTGCTTTAGCGCCGAGGGCGAAGCGCGCCCGCTTAAAATCGGTATTTTTCAGGATTTGGTGGAGCGCGTGCAGGGGGAGGAAAACCTGAGCAAAACGCAACTGCGTTCTGCGCTGCGCCTGTATACCTCCAGCTGGCGTTACCTGTACGGCGTTAAAGTCGGCGCGCAGCGCGTTGACCTGGACGGCAACCCGTGCGGCGAGCTGGAACAGCAGCACGTTGACCACGCGCGTCAGCAGCTTGAGGAAGCCAAAGCGCGCGTTCAGGCCCAGCGTGCCGAGCAGAACGCCAAGAAGCGCGAGGCCGCCGGCGATGCCGCCGCGCCGCGCCGCCCGCGTCCCGCAGGTAAAAAACCGGCTGCGCGCCGTGAAGGCGCCGCAGCGGAAAACCGCAAGCCGCGTCCTCAGCAAGCCCGCAAGCCTCGCGCTGCCAAAGAAGAAAGTCAGCAGCGTCATGTACCCGTCACGGATATCTCCGCACTGCAGATCGGCCAGGAAATCAAGGTCAGAGCAGGCAAGAGCGCGATGGATGCTACCGTACTCGAAATCGCTAAAGATGGCGTACGTGTACAGCTCTCTTCCGGTCTGGCGATGATTGTGCGCGCAGAACACTTGCAGTTCTGA
- the kdgR gene encoding DNA-binding transcriptional regulator KdgR, giving the protein MANTDLDKQPDAVSSVLKVFGILQALGEEREIGITELSQRVMMSKSTVYRFLQTMKSLGYVAQEGESEKYSLTLKLFELGAKSLQNVDLIRSADIQMRELSQQTRETIHLGALDEDSIVYIHKIDSLYNLRMYSRIGRRNPLHSTAIGKVLLAWRDEAEVGDILSQIEFTRSTAHTITSAAQLLPVLTQVRQQGFGEDVEEQEEGLRCIAVPVFDRFGVVIAGLSISFPTIRFSEEAKAGYVHQLHHAARIISEQQGYHDYPF; this is encoded by the coding sequence ATGGCGAATACGGATCTAGATAAACAACCGGATGCGGTTTCATCGGTGCTGAAAGTGTTTGGTATTTTGCAGGCGCTGGGTGAGGAACGCGAAATCGGTATTACCGAGCTTTCTCAGCGGGTGATGATGTCCAAAAGCACCGTTTACCGTTTTCTGCAAACCATGAAATCATTGGGCTACGTGGCGCAGGAGGGGGAGTCGGAAAAATACTCCCTGACGCTGAAGCTGTTCGAACTGGGCGCCAAATCGCTGCAGAATGTGGATCTGATCCGCAGCGCGGATATCCAGATGCGCGAACTGTCGCAACAGACCCGCGAGACAATCCATCTGGGCGCGCTGGATGAAGACAGTATCGTTTACATCCATAAAATTGATTCTTTATACAATTTGCGCATGTATTCCCGTATCGGTCGCCGTAACCCGCTGCACAGTACGGCGATCGGCAAAGTTCTGCTGGCGTGGCGCGATGAGGCCGAAGTGGGCGATATTTTGTCGCAGATCGAGTTCACCCGCAGCACGGCGCATACCATCACCAGCGCGGCGCAACTGCTGCCGGTGCTGACGCAGGTGCGCCAGCAAGGATTTGGTGAAGACGTGGAGGAGCAGGAAGAAGGGCTGCGCTGTATCGCGGTGCCGGTGTTTGACCGCTTCGGCGTAGTGATTGCCGGCCTGAGCATCTCGTTCCCGACCATCCGCTTCTCCGAAGAGGCGAAGGCCGGCTATGTGCATCAGCTGCACCATGCGGCGCGTATTATTTCCGAACAGCAGGGCTATCACGACTACCCGTTCTGA
- a CDS encoding MFS transporter, giving the protein MTLSSSDGLPVPQRYGAILAIALGITVSVLDGAIANVALPTIARDLNASAANSIWVINAYQLAITVSLLSLASLGDLLGYRRIYQWGLLVFSLTSLFCALSDSLTTLTIARVLQGFGAAAIMSVNTALIRIIYPQRYLGRGLAINALIVAFSSAAGPTVAAGILSFASWPWLFAINLPIGLAAWLLGMRYLPANSQKSRGRFDPLSAVMNALTFGLLIAALSGFAQGQSLTLVVAELAALLVIGWFFVRRQLQQSAPLLPVDLLRIPIFALSMGTSICSFAAQMLAMVSLPFFLQQVLGRDEVATGLLLTPWPLAIVAVAPLAGRLIEHVHAGLLGALGLGLFALGLFLLATLPQNPADLDIVWRMALCGIGFGLFQSPNNHTIISSAPRHRSGGASGMLGTARLLGQTSGAALVALMFNLFPENGTHASLLLAGSCATCAALVSALRIRQPRAAAH; this is encoded by the coding sequence ATGACACTCTCCAGCTCTGACGGGTTGCCCGTGCCGCAGCGCTACGGCGCAATCCTGGCCATTGCCCTTGGCATCACCGTTTCCGTACTCGACGGGGCCATCGCCAATGTTGCGCTGCCCACTATCGCCCGCGACCTTAACGCCAGCGCGGCCAACTCTATCTGGGTTATCAATGCTTATCAGCTGGCCATTACCGTCTCGCTGCTGTCGCTGGCCTCGCTGGGAGACTTGCTCGGCTACCGCCGTATCTACCAATGGGGGCTGTTGGTTTTTAGCCTGACGTCGCTGTTTTGCGCCCTGTCCGACAGCCTGACTACCCTGACTATTGCTCGCGTGCTGCAAGGGTTTGGCGCCGCAGCCATCATGAGCGTCAATACCGCGCTGATCCGCATTATCTATCCGCAGCGTTACCTCGGCCGCGGCCTGGCGATTAACGCGTTGATCGTCGCCTTCTCGTCCGCCGCCGGGCCAACGGTTGCCGCTGGCATTTTATCGTTCGCCTCCTGGCCGTGGCTGTTCGCGATAAATCTGCCGATCGGTCTGGCAGCGTGGCTGCTGGGCATGCGCTATCTGCCGGCCAACAGCCAGAAAAGCCGCGGGCGCTTTGACCCGCTCAGCGCCGTGATGAATGCGCTGACCTTTGGTTTGCTGATCGCCGCCCTCAGCGGCTTCGCCCAAGGTCAGAGTCTGACGCTGGTGGTGGCGGAACTGGCCGCCCTGCTGGTGATTGGCTGGTTTTTCGTACGCCGTCAGTTGCAGCAAAGCGCGCCGTTACTGCCGGTCGATTTGCTGCGTATCCCGATCTTTGCGCTGTCGATGGGCACCTCAATCTGCTCGTTCGCCGCCCAAATGCTGGCAATGGTGTCGCTGCCGTTCTTTCTTCAGCAGGTGTTAGGGCGTGACGAAGTCGCCACCGGTCTGCTGCTGACGCCCTGGCCGCTGGCGATCGTGGCAGTTGCGCCGCTTGCCGGCCGGCTGATTGAACATGTCCACGCCGGGCTGCTGGGCGCGCTGGGACTCGGCCTGTTCGCTCTTGGATTATTCCTGCTGGCGACGCTGCCGCAGAACCCGGCCGATCTGGACATCGTCTGGCGGATGGCGCTGTGCGGCATCGGTTTTGGCCTGTTTCAGTCGCCAAACAACCACACCATCATCTCTTCGGCGCCGCGTCACCGCAGCGGCGGGGCCAGCGGCATGCTGGGCACCGCACGCCTGCTGGGTCAGACCTCCGGCGCCGCACTGGTGGCGTTGATGTTCAACCTGTTTCCGGAGAACGGCACACATGCATCGCTGCTGCTGGCCGGCAGTTGCGCCACCTGTGCCGCGTTGGTCAGCGCCTTACGCATCCGTCAGCCGCGCGCCGCTGCGCACTAA
- the prc gene encoding carboxy terminal-processing peptidase, translating into MNKFVRLTAVAALMWAGVSYGADTANIRIDQLPQLHQEPQHATVSERVTARFTRSHYRQFALDADFSGKIFDRYLNMLDYNHNVLLASDVAQFADKRTAFGEELKTGKLTTSYALFNLAQKRRFERYTYALSLLKKPMDFTGNDTIDVDRSKAPWAKDNAELDRLWDAKVKYDELSLKLAGKNDKEIRETLTKRYQFAIKRLTQSNSEDVFQLAMNAFAHEIDPHTNYLSPRNTEQFNTEMSLSLEGIGAVLQMDDDYTLINSMVPGGPAAKSKSITVGDRIVGVGQTGKPIVDVIGWRLDDVVSLIKGPKGSKVRLEILPAGKGSKTRVVTLTRERIRLEDRAVKMTIKTVGKEKVAVLDIPGFYVGLTDDVKVQLQKMAKQHVKSVIIDLRTNGGGALTEAVSLSGLFIPSGPVVQVRDNNGKIREDADTDGVTYYKGPLVVMVDRFSASASEIFAAAMQDYGRALIVGEPTFGKGTVQQYRSLSRIYDQMLRPEWPALGSVQYTIQKFYRVNGGSTQRKGVTPDILMPTGVDPAETGESFEDNAMPWDSINAATYGRVGDLKPFEPALLKDHEQRIAKDPEFQYIAQDIAHYKALKDKRNIVSLNLAQREKENHDDDATRLKRINERLQRAGKKPLKSLDNLPKDYKEPDPYLDESVHIALDLAHLEQGQPAQQLAAGK; encoded by the coding sequence ATGAACAAATTTGTCAGATTAACGGCAGTCGCTGCCTTGATGTGGGCTGGCGTCAGTTACGGTGCGGATACCGCCAACATCCGCATCGACCAACTGCCGCAGCTGCATCAGGAACCGCAGCATGCTACGGTGAGTGAGCGCGTTACGGCGCGCTTCACTCGCTCTCATTATCGTCAGTTTGCGTTGGACGCGGATTTTTCAGGCAAGATCTTCGATCGCTACCTGAATATGCTCGACTACAACCACAACGTTCTGCTGGCCTCCGATGTCGCGCAGTTTGCCGATAAGCGCACCGCCTTCGGCGAAGAGCTGAAAACCGGTAAGCTGACCACGTCATACGCGCTGTTCAACCTGGCGCAGAAGCGCCGCTTCGAACGTTACACCTACGCGCTGTCGTTGCTGAAAAAACCGATGGATTTCACCGGCAACGATACGATCGACGTCGACCGCAGCAAAGCGCCGTGGGCGAAAGATAATGCCGAACTTGACCGCCTGTGGGACGCCAAGGTCAAGTACGATGAGCTGAGCCTGAAACTGGCCGGCAAAAACGATAAGGAAATTCGCGAAACGCTGACCAAGCGTTATCAGTTCGCGATCAAGCGTCTGACGCAAAGCAACAGCGAAGACGTGTTCCAGCTGGCGATGAATGCCTTTGCGCATGAAATCGACCCGCATACCAACTATCTCTCTCCGCGCAATACCGAACAGTTCAACACTGAGATGAGCCTGTCGCTGGAAGGCATCGGCGCGGTATTGCAGATGGATGACGATTATACCCTGATCAACTCGATGGTGCCGGGCGGCCCGGCGGCGAAAAGCAAGTCGATTACCGTCGGCGACCGCATCGTCGGCGTCGGCCAGACCGGCAAGCCGATTGTCGATGTGATCGGCTGGCGTCTTGACGATGTGGTTTCCCTGATCAAAGGGCCGAAGGGCAGCAAGGTACGGCTGGAAATTCTGCCGGCCGGCAAGGGCAGCAAAACCCGCGTGGTAACCCTGACGCGTGAACGCATCCGTCTGGAAGACCGTGCGGTGAAAATGACTATCAAGACCGTCGGCAAAGAGAAAGTCGCGGTGCTGGATATTCCCGGCTTCTACGTCGGGCTTACCGATGACGTCAAAGTCCAGCTGCAGAAGATGGCCAAACAGCACGTCAAGAGCGTGATTATCGATCTGCGCACCAACGGCGGCGGCGCGCTGACCGAAGCGGTGTCGTTGTCCGGTCTGTTTATCCCGAGCGGCCCGGTAGTGCAGGTGCGTGATAACAACGGTAAAATCCGCGAAGATGCGGATACCGACGGCGTGACCTATTACAAAGGGCCGCTGGTGGTGATGGTTGACCGTTTCAGCGCCTCCGCGTCGGAAATTTTCGCGGCAGCGATGCAGGATTACGGCCGTGCGCTGATCGTCGGCGAGCCGACCTTCGGTAAAGGCACCGTACAGCAATACCGCTCGCTGAGCCGTATCTACGATCAGATGCTGCGCCCTGAGTGGCCGGCGTTGGGGTCGGTGCAGTACACCATCCAGAAATTCTATCGGGTGAACGGCGGCAGTACCCAGCGTAAGGGCGTGACGCCGGATATCCTGATGCCGACCGGCGTCGATCCGGCAGAAACCGGAGAAAGCTTCGAAGACAATGCGATGCCGTGGGACAGCATTAACGCTGCCACCTACGGCCGGGTTGGCGATCTGAAGCCGTTTGAGCCGGCACTGCTGAAGGACCACGAGCAACGCATCGCCAAGGATCCGGAGTTCCAATACATTGCGCAGGATATTGCTCACTACAAGGCGCTGAAAGACAAGCGTAATATCGTCTCGCTTAATCTGGCCCAGCGCGAGAAAGAGAACCACGACGATGACGCTACGCGCCTGAAGCGGATTAACGAACGCCTGCAGCGTGCCGGCAAGAAGCCGCTGAAGTCGCTCGACAACCTGCCGAAAGACTACAAAGAGCCGGATCCGTATCTGGATGAAAGCGTGCATATTGCGCTGGATCTGGCCCATCTGGAGCAGGGGCAGCCGGCCCAGCAGCTTGCCGCCGGTAAATAG
- the htpX gene encoding protease HtpX: MMRIALFLLTNLAVMLVFGLVLSLTGIQSSSVQGLMIMAGLFGFGGAFVSLLMSKWMALRSVGGEVIEQPRNETENWLLETVRRQSQQAGIAMPQVAIYHAPDINAFATGARRDASLVAVSTGLLQSMSRDEAEAVIAHEISHVANGDMVTMTLIQGVVNTFVIFISRLLAQVAAGFLGNRDGEGEGNGNPMIYFAVSMVLELVFGILASIITMWFSRHREFHADAGSAKLVGREKMIAALQRLKTSYEPQEAGSMMAFCINGKSKTFSELFMSHPPLDKRIEALRSGQYLK, translated from the coding sequence ATGATGCGTATAGCTCTGTTCCTGCTCACCAACCTGGCGGTGATGTTGGTTTTCGGGCTGGTGCTCAGCCTGACAGGAATTCAATCCAGTAGCGTTCAGGGCCTGATGATCATGGCCGGTTTGTTTGGTTTCGGCGGCGCGTTTGTCTCCCTGCTGATGTCCAAATGGATGGCGCTGCGCTCCGTCGGCGGGGAAGTGATTGAACAACCGCGTAATGAAACCGAAAACTGGCTGTTGGAAACCGTACGTCGCCAGTCTCAGCAGGCAGGCATTGCTATGCCGCAGGTGGCGATTTACCACGCGCCGGACATTAACGCCTTCGCCACCGGCGCGCGTCGTGACGCATCGTTGGTCGCGGTCAGCACCGGTTTGCTGCAAAGCATGAGCCGTGATGAGGCGGAAGCGGTTATCGCCCATGAAATCAGCCACGTCGCCAACGGCGATATGGTGACCATGACCCTGATTCAGGGGGTGGTGAACACCTTCGTGATCTTTATCTCGCGTCTGTTGGCGCAGGTGGCCGCTGGCTTCCTGGGTAACCGTGACGGTGAAGGGGAAGGCAACGGCAATCCGATGATCTACTTCGCGGTTTCCATGGTGCTGGAGCTGGTGTTCGGCATTCTGGCGAGCATTATCACCATGTGGTTCTCGCGTCACCGTGAATTCCATGCGGATGCCGGCTCTGCCAAACTGGTGGGCCGTGAGAAGATGATTGCTGCGCTGCAGCGTCTGAAAACCAGCTACGAGCCGCAGGAAGCGGGCAGCATGATGGCGTTCTGCATTAACGGTAAATCCAAAACCTTCAGCGAGCTGTTCATGTCGCACCCGCCGTTGGACAAGCGTATTGAAGCGCTGCGTTCCGGTCAGTATCTGAAGTAA
- a CDS encoding lysozyme inhibitor LprI family protein produces MKRYGIIILAGMPVFSGAVSDIEGLISKDPAACRKINVNENYPALLACVTRLSARSEQRLNARLAEIRKDLAALGDVEYRVAFETAQTSWEHYRTDYCAYITMGMDRRGSAFKYQSDFCSASENYRRLDTLEGEPSAS; encoded by the coding sequence ATGAAAAGATATGGCATTATCATTTTGGCCGGTATGCCGGTTTTTTCCGGTGCCGTTTCCGACATTGAAGGGCTGATATCCAAGGATCCTGCGGCATGCCGGAAGATAAATGTTAATGAAAACTATCCGGCATTGTTAGCGTGCGTCACGCGTTTATCTGCACGTTCTGAGCAGAGGCTTAACGCGCGGTTGGCGGAAATAAGAAAGGATCTGGCGGCACTCGGGGATGTTGAGTATCGCGTCGCTTTTGAAACCGCGCAGACATCCTGGGAGCATTATAGAACCGATTATTGCGCTTACATCACTATGGGAATGGACAGGCGCGGCAGCGCTTTTAAATATCAGTCTGACTTCTGTAGCGCGTCAGAGAACTACCGGCGCTTAGATACGCTGGAAGGAGAGCCGTCAGCTAGCTAA
- a CDS encoding GAF domain-containing protein, producing MTKEQFYAEFKRDLCALLDGETNFIAALSNASALINERLDAVNWAGFYLMDGRQLVLGPFQGKIACVRIPVGKGVCGTAVSENAVQRVGDVHAFPGHIACDAASNAEIVLPLEVGGQVIGVLDIDSTVYQRFDEQDEAGLKAVVAGLCAQLEQCDCAKYVTVAAS from the coding sequence ATGACAAAAGAACAATTCTACGCGGAATTCAAACGCGATCTCTGTGCGTTGCTGGATGGTGAAACCAACTTTATTGCCGCGCTCTCCAACGCCAGTGCGTTGATTAACGAACGCCTGGATGCGGTGAACTGGGCCGGTTTCTACCTGATGGACGGCCGGCAACTGGTGCTGGGGCCGTTCCAGGGCAAGATCGCCTGCGTGCGAATCCCCGTGGGTAAGGGCGTGTGCGGCACTGCGGTGTCAGAAAACGCTGTGCAGCGCGTCGGTGATGTCCATGCCTTCCCGGGACACATCGCCTGTGATGCCGCCAGCAACGCCGAAATTGTGCTGCCGCTGGAAGTCGGCGGTCAGGTTATCGGCGTTCTCGATATTGACAGCACAGTTTATCAACGCTTCGACGAACAGGATGAAGCAGGCCTGAAAGCAGTGGTGGCGGGGCTTTGCGCGCAGCTGGAGCAGTGCGATTGTGCGAAATACGTCACTGTAGCGGCAAGTTGA